Proteins encoded together in one Streptomyces sp. NBC_01216 window:
- a CDS encoding HD domain-containing protein, whose protein sequence is MPHLSLAEIERLARDAHQGQTDKAGRPYTEHLQAVAEGVRARGGGEEQIAAAWLHDSVEDDALSAEWLEAAALPRAVKDMVLALSRRAGEGPEAYTGRILATPGALLVKEADLAHNTDPARLGALDEPTRDRLTAKYARVRALLGLPSA, encoded by the coding sequence ATGCCGCACCTCAGCCTCGCCGAGATCGAGCGCCTCGCCCGTGACGCCCACCAGGGTCAGACCGACAAGGCGGGGCGCCCGTACACCGAACACCTCCAGGCCGTCGCGGAGGGGGTACGGGCACGGGGCGGCGGCGAGGAGCAGATCGCGGCGGCCTGGCTGCACGACTCCGTCGAGGACGACGCGCTCTCCGCCGAGTGGCTGGAGGCAGCCGCCCTGCCGCGCGCGGTCAAGGACATGGTCCTCGCCCTGAGCAGGCGCGCGGGCGAGGGGCCGGAGGCGTACACGGGGCGGATCCTGGCCACGCCCGGGGCCCTGCTGGTGAAGGAGGCCGATCTCGCCCACAACACCGATCCGGCCCGGCTCGGCGCACTGGACGAGCCCACCCGGGACCGGCTGACGGCCAAGTACGCCCGGGTACGCGCCCTGCTCGGTCTCCCGTCCGCCTGA
- a CDS encoding acyltransferase family protein → MSSPPPLSERLGSRQEPVPGPADTPTPPAGRRDAYFDNVKYAAIVLVAVGHAWEPLMGGSRTTQALYLVVYTFHMPAFILVSGYFSRSFTGRPDQLRRLITGVLVPYLVFETAYSLYLRWAGGEPDQPLSLTDPFYLTWFLLALFVWRLSAPLWLTLRHPVPVALTVAALASLTPGIGGDLDLQRVLQFLPFFVLGLVLRPHHFELVRRRAVRALAPVVALAAFVVAYRVAPDIRHGWFYRADSAQEIGAPGWTGPVMTLLLFGCALALTAAFLAWVPRRRTWYTVLGGGTLCGYLLHGFVVKGFAYAHLAEKYPWLGSPGGEILVTLLAAAAVTLLCTPPVRRALRCVTEPRMAWAFRREG, encoded by the coding sequence ATGTCCTCCCCCCCACCCCTGTCCGAACGGCTCGGATCCCGCCAGGAGCCGGTGCCCGGACCGGCCGACACCCCCACGCCTCCGGCCGGCCGGCGCGACGCGTACTTCGACAACGTGAAGTACGCGGCGATCGTGCTCGTGGCCGTCGGTCACGCCTGGGAGCCGCTGATGGGCGGCAGCCGCACCACGCAGGCGCTCTACCTGGTCGTCTACACCTTCCACATGCCGGCCTTCATCCTGGTCTCCGGATACTTCTCACGGAGCTTCACCGGCCGGCCCGACCAGCTCAGACGACTGATCACCGGGGTGCTGGTGCCGTACCTCGTCTTCGAGACGGCCTACTCGCTGTATCTGCGCTGGGCGGGCGGCGAACCGGACCAGCCGCTCAGCCTGACCGACCCCTTCTACCTGACCTGGTTCCTGCTCGCCCTCTTCGTCTGGCGGCTGTCGGCCCCGCTCTGGCTCACGCTGCGCCATCCGGTGCCGGTGGCGCTCACGGTGGCGGCGCTCGCCTCCCTCACGCCGGGGATCGGTGGCGACCTCGACCTCCAGCGGGTGCTGCAGTTCCTGCCGTTCTTCGTCCTGGGTCTGGTGCTGCGGCCCCATCACTTCGAGCTGGTGCGCAGACGCGCGGTACGGGCGCTCGCGCCGGTGGTGGCGCTTGCGGCGTTCGTCGTCGCCTATCGGGTGGCGCCGGACATCCGCCACGGATGGTTCTACCGGGCGGACAGCGCGCAGGAGATCGGCGCACCCGGGTGGACCGGGCCGGTGATGACGCTGCTCCTGTTCGGCTGCGCGCTGGCGCTGACGGCGGCCTTCCTGGCCTGGGTGCCCCGCCGCCGGACCTGGTACACCGTGCTCGGCGGGGGCACCCTGTGCGGCTACCTGCTGCACGGCTTCGTGGTGAAGGGCTTCGCCTACGCGCATCTCGCGGAGAAGTACCCGTGGCTCGGGTCCCCCGGCGGCGAGATCCTGGTGACGCTGCTGGCCGCCGCGGCGGTGACCCTGCTGTGCACGCCGCCGGTCCGACGCGCGCTGCGCTGTGTGACCGAACCCCGGATGGCCTGGGCGTTCCGGCGCGAGGGCTGA
- the tig gene encoding trigger factor: MKSAVETLNPTRVRLTVEVPFEELKDSLDAAYKKINQQVTVKGFRKGKIPARVIDQRFGRGAVLEEAVNDALPKFYTEAVNEAEVNPLGQPEVDIKELKDGELLAFTAEVDIRPAIEIPDFSGIEVTVDAVEVTDEDVEKSVEQLRERFASTNPVERAAAEGDVVTLDLEAKVDGEVLPDGVAEGVSYTIGSGELLDGIDEAVTGLEAGGEATFTSQLKGGSAEGKDAEVTVKLSAVAARELPELDDEFAQMASEFDTLDELKADSRKRLENMKQFDQATQAQERVLDELLKLVEVPMPEKLLEDEINTRKHNLEHHQLGQMGLNLEKYLELQGKTEDEFLAETKEQAEKGIKTQFILDELVNREKLNVSQEELTEHLMRRAASSGMSPDQFAQAVVEGGQVPMLVGEVARGKALAVVVEAAKVVDTNGEAVDLEDDEAETEAAAETVEAVTGGTEAAEEENEG, encoded by the coding sequence GTGAAGAGCGCCGTGGAGACCCTGAACCCGACTCGGGTTCGGCTCACTGTCGAGGTGCCCTTCGAGGAGCTCAAGGACAGCCTCGACGCGGCGTACAAGAAGATCAACCAGCAGGTCACGGTCAAGGGCTTCCGCAAGGGCAAGATCCCGGCTCGTGTGATCGACCAGCGGTTCGGCCGTGGTGCGGTGCTGGAGGAGGCCGTCAACGACGCCCTCCCGAAGTTCTACACCGAGGCCGTCAACGAGGCCGAGGTCAACCCGCTGGGTCAGCCTGAGGTCGACATCAAGGAGCTGAAGGACGGCGAGCTGCTGGCCTTCACCGCCGAGGTCGACATCCGTCCGGCGATCGAGATCCCGGACTTCTCCGGCATCGAGGTCACCGTCGACGCCGTCGAGGTCACCGACGAGGACGTCGAGAAGTCCGTGGAGCAGCTGCGCGAGCGCTTCGCCTCCACCAACCCGGTCGAGCGTGCCGCGGCCGAGGGCGACGTCGTCACCCTCGACCTGGAGGCCAAGGTCGACGGGGAGGTCCTCCCCGACGGTGTCGCCGAGGGCGTCTCCTACACCATCGGTTCCGGCGAGCTCCTCGACGGCATCGACGAAGCCGTGACCGGCCTGGAGGCCGGCGGCGAGGCCACCTTCACCTCGCAGCTGAAGGGCGGCTCCGCCGAGGGCAAGGACGCCGAGGTCACCGTCAAGCTGAGCGCCGTCGCGGCCCGTGAGCTTCCCGAACTGGACGACGAGTTCGCGCAGATGGCGTCGGAGTTCGACACCCTCGACGAGCTCAAGGCCGACAGCCGCAAGCGCCTCGAGAACATGAAGCAGTTCGACCAGGCCACCCAGGCCCAGGAGCGCGTCCTCGACGAGCTCCTCAAGCTGGTCGAGGTCCCGATGCCCGAGAAGCTCCTCGAGGACGAGATCAACACCCGCAAGCACAACCTGGAGCACCACCAGCTCGGCCAGATGGGCCTGAACCTCGAGAAGTACCTGGAGCTCCAGGGCAAGACCGAGGACGAGTTCCTGGCGGAGACCAAGGAGCAGGCCGAGAAGGGCATCAAGACGCAGTTCATCCTCGATGAGCTCGTCAACCGGGAGAAGCTGAACGTCAGCCAGGAGGAGCTCACCGAGCACCTCATGCGCCGCGCCGCCTCCTCCGGCATGAGCCCCGACCAGTTCGCCCAGGCCGTCGTCGAGGGTGGCCAGGTGCCGATGCTCGTCGGCGAGGTCGCCCGCGGCAAGGCCCTCGCGGTCGTCGTCGAGGCCGCCAAGGTCGTCGACACCAATGGTGAGGCCGTCGACCTCGAGGACGACGAGGCCGAGACCGAGGCCGCCGCCGAGACGGTCGAGGCCGTCACCGGCGGGACCGAGGCCGCCGAGGAGGAGAACGAGGGCTGA
- a CDS encoding PP2C family protein-serine/threonine phosphatase: MGRRTGVDSYGARLRKSAHRARIALRKSGVDYFRGDGSDWVALAGLLLTVPAITWGTLANPVWCAPAALVLPIVAGGLLLRPASLLGLYAASAGALIVESLVLGPYLEGPARVTPGTVLVVAACGLFGLLIAQFRARVGVPWRRGGTMLFDLRERIRVQSALPRLPQGWHREMALRPAGGQSFSGDFVVAARTHGGRTLEVLLTDVSGKGMDAGSRALLLSGAFGGLLGSLPPHGFLPAANGYLLRQDWDEGFATSIHLVLDLESGDYELLSAGHLPALQLHAGSGRWEEKAAEGPLLGVYDGAEFHPVKGSLRPGDVLMLFTDGLVESADRDIAEGIDRLTGEADRYVASGFEGAAWHLIEACAKDVNDDRALLLISRQG; encoded by the coding sequence ATGGGACGTCGTACGGGAGTCGATTCGTACGGGGCCCGGCTGCGCAAGAGCGCACACCGGGCCCGCATCGCGCTGCGCAAATCCGGGGTCGACTACTTCCGGGGTGACGGCTCCGACTGGGTGGCGCTGGCCGGTCTGCTGCTCACCGTCCCGGCGATCACCTGGGGCACCCTCGCCAACCCCGTGTGGTGCGCCCCCGCCGCGCTCGTCCTGCCGATCGTGGCCGGCGGACTGCTGCTGCGTCCCGCGAGCCTCCTCGGCCTGTACGCGGCCTCCGCCGGCGCGCTGATCGTCGAGTCGCTCGTGCTCGGCCCCTACCTGGAGGGTCCCGCCCGGGTCACCCCGGGCACGGTCCTGGTCGTCGCCGCCTGCGGACTCTTCGGGCTGCTCATCGCCCAGTTCCGGGCACGCGTCGGCGTGCCCTGGCGCCGCGGCGGCACCATGCTCTTCGACCTGCGCGAACGCATCCGGGTCCAGAGCGCCCTACCCCGCCTCCCGCAGGGCTGGCACCGGGAGATGGCCCTACGCCCGGCGGGTGGCCAGTCCTTCTCCGGGGACTTCGTCGTCGCGGCCCGCACCCACGGCGGCCGGACCCTGGAGGTCCTGCTCACCGACGTCTCCGGCAAGGGCATGGACGCCGGCTCGCGCGCCCTCCTGCTGTCGGGCGCCTTCGGCGGACTGCTGGGCTCACTGCCCCCGCACGGCTTCCTGCCCGCCGCCAACGGCTACCTCCTGCGCCAGGACTGGGACGAGGGCTTCGCCACCTCCATCCACCTCGTCCTCGATCTGGAGTCCGGCGACTACGAGCTGCTGTCGGCCGGGCACCTGCCCGCGCTCCAACTCCACGCCGGCAGCGGACGCTGGGAGGAGAAGGCCGCCGAAGGCCCGCTCCTCGGCGTCTACGACGGCGCCGAGTTCCACCCGGTCAAGGGCTCGCTGCGGCCCGGAGACGTCCTGATGCTCTTCACCGACGGACTCGTCGAATCGGCGGACCGTGACATCGCGGAGGGCATCGACCGGCTCACCGGCGAGGCCGACCGCTACGTCGCCTCCGGCTTCGAGGGCGCCGCCTGGCACCTCATCGAAGCCTGCGCCAAGGACGTCAACGACGACCGCGCCCTGCTGCTCATCAGCCGCCAGGGCTGA
- a CDS encoding ATP-dependent Clp protease proteolytic subunit, with protein MTNLMPYAAGEPSIGGGLGDHVYNRLLGERIVFLGQQVDDEIANKITAQMLLLAADPEKDIFLYINSPGGSVTAGMAIYDTMQYIPNDVVTIGMGMAASMGQFLLTGGTAGKRFALPNTDILMHQGSAGIGGTASDIKIQAEYLLRTKKRMAEITALHSGQTVEAIIRDGDRDRWFTAEEAKAYGLIDEIISAASGVPGGGGTGA; from the coding sequence GTGACGAATCTGATGCCTTACGCCGCGGGTGAGCCGTCCATCGGTGGCGGCCTCGGCGACCATGTCTACAACCGGCTGCTCGGCGAGCGCATCGTCTTCCTCGGCCAGCAGGTCGACGACGAGATCGCCAACAAGATCACCGCGCAGATGCTCCTCCTGGCAGCAGACCCGGAGAAGGACATCTTCCTGTACATCAACAGCCCCGGTGGCTCGGTGACGGCCGGCATGGCCATCTACGACACCATGCAGTACATCCCGAACGACGTCGTCACGATCGGTATGGGCATGGCGGCCTCGATGGGCCAGTTCCTGCTCACCGGCGGTACGGCCGGCAAGCGCTTCGCGCTGCCGAACACCGACATCCTGATGCACCAGGGCTCCGCCGGCATCGGTGGTACGGCCTCGGACATCAAGATCCAGGCCGAGTACCTCCTTCGCACGAAGAAGCGCATGGCCGAGATCACCGCGCTGCACTCCGGCCAGACCGTCGAGGCGATCATCCGTGACGGTGACCGAGACCGCTGGTTCACCGCGGAGGAGGCCAAGGCGTACGGCCTCATCGACGAGATCATCTCCGCCGCTTCGGGCGTTCCGGGCGGCGGCGGCACGGGCGCCTGA
- a CDS encoding GNAT family N-acetyltransferase: MTTDLRVLEPAEWDDWYATLELAFGGVPESAQERALWRELTEYERFLGVWDDERCVGTAGAFRFRMSVPGGAVVPTAGVTMVSVAGTHRRRGVLTSMMRRQLDDVRAWGEPLAVLTASEPAIYGRFGYGVGTCTTRATIDTHRVGLAVPAGTDEVTLRQVDPVEATARCEAVYARRVTRRPGMLVRQPGWDRVPRLDPSGERNGASPLQCVLAERDGEVVGYTLYAIKPEWSPTGADGSVLVRDLEALDPAAEAALWRFLCSVDLTSKVRIHSRPVDDAWQHLVSDIRRCAPSQRDALHVRLVDVGAALEARTYLTPVDVVWEVTDAFCPWNEGRWRLTGDGKGAVCVPTGDRADLSLSARELGAAYLGGTSLVSLAAAGRVRELRDGALVEASVAFGTPVAPWLPHGF; the protein is encoded by the coding sequence ATGACTACTGACCTGCGGGTACTCGAGCCGGCCGAGTGGGACGACTGGTACGCGACGCTGGAGCTGGCGTTCGGCGGTGTGCCGGAGTCGGCGCAGGAGCGCGCACTGTGGCGGGAGCTGACCGAGTACGAGCGTTTCCTCGGGGTCTGGGACGATGAGCGGTGCGTCGGTACGGCGGGGGCGTTCCGTTTCCGGATGTCCGTGCCGGGCGGGGCGGTGGTGCCGACGGCGGGCGTCACGATGGTCAGTGTGGCCGGGACGCACCGACGGCGTGGTGTCCTCACCTCGATGATGCGGCGCCAGCTGGACGACGTCCGGGCCTGGGGGGAACCGCTGGCGGTGCTGACGGCGTCGGAGCCGGCGATCTACGGGCGCTTCGGCTACGGGGTCGGCACCTGCACGACCCGGGCGACGATCGACACGCACCGGGTAGGGCTGGCGGTCCCGGCGGGCACGGACGAGGTGACGTTGCGCCAGGTCGATCCGGTGGAGGCGACGGCGCGGTGCGAGGCGGTGTACGCGCGCCGGGTCACGCGTCGGCCGGGGATGCTCGTGCGGCAGCCGGGGTGGGACAGGGTGCCGCGGCTCGACCCGTCGGGCGAGCGGAACGGGGCCTCGCCGCTCCAGTGCGTGCTGGCGGAACGGGACGGCGAGGTGGTCGGGTACACGCTGTACGCGATCAAGCCGGAGTGGTCGCCGACGGGAGCCGACGGCTCGGTGCTGGTGCGGGACCTGGAGGCGCTGGACCCGGCGGCGGAGGCGGCGTTGTGGCGTTTCCTGTGTTCCGTCGACCTGACGTCGAAGGTGCGGATCCACAGCCGCCCGGTGGACGACGCCTGGCAGCATCTGGTGAGCGACATCCGGCGTTGCGCGCCTTCGCAGCGCGACGCGCTGCACGTGCGTCTGGTGGACGTGGGCGCGGCGCTGGAGGCGCGGACGTACCTGACTCCGGTGGACGTGGTGTGGGAGGTGACGGACGCGTTCTGCCCGTGGAACGAGGGGCGTTGGCGGCTGACCGGGGACGGGAAGGGGGCGGTGTGCGTCCCGACCGGCGACCGGGCCGATCTCTCCCTCTCGGCAAGGGAGTTGGGCGCGGCGTATCTGGGCGGGACCTCGCTGGTGTCGCTGGCGGCGGCGGGCCGGGTACGGGAGCTTCGGGACGGGGCGCTGGTGGAGGCGTCGGTGGCCTTCGGGACGCCGGTGGCTCCGTGGCTGCCGCACGGCTTCTAG
- a CDS encoding ATP-dependent Clp protease proteolytic subunit → MVNTPMTPNFSASGLYTGAPVDNRYVVPRFVERTSQGIREYDPYAKLFEERVIFLGVQIDDASANDVMAQLLCLESMDPDRDISIYINSPGGSFTALTAIYDTMQFVKPDIQTVCMGQAASAAAVLLAAGTPGKRMALPNARVLIHQPSGGTGREQLSDLEIAANEILRMRTQLEEMLAKHSSTPIEKIRDDIERDKILTAEEALAYGLVDQIVSTRKSTAASAA, encoded by the coding sequence ATGGTGAACACCCCAATGACCCCCAACTTCTCCGCGAGCGGCCTTTACACCGGCGCCCCGGTGGACAACCGGTACGTCGTCCCGCGCTTCGTCGAGCGCACCTCGCAGGGCATCCGCGAGTACGACCCGTACGCGAAGCTCTTCGAAGAGCGCGTGATCTTCCTCGGCGTGCAGATCGACGACGCCTCCGCCAACGACGTCATGGCACAGCTCCTCTGCCTGGAGTCGATGGACCCGGACCGCGACATCTCGATCTACATCAACAGCCCCGGCGGCTCCTTCACCGCGCTGACGGCCATCTACGACACCATGCAGTTCGTGAAGCCGGACATCCAGACGGTCTGCATGGGTCAGGCGGCCTCCGCCGCGGCCGTGCTGCTCGCCGCCGGCACCCCCGGCAAGAGGATGGCCCTGCCGAACGCCCGTGTGCTGATCCACCAGCCCTCCGGCGGCACCGGCCGTGAGCAGCTCTCCGACCTGGAGATCGCGGCCAACGAGATCCTGCGCATGCGCACCCAGCTGGAGGAGATGCTGGCCAAGCACTCCTCGACGCCGATCGAGAAGATCCGCGACGACATCGAGCGCGACAAGATCCTGACCGCCGAGGAAGCCCTCGCGTACGGTCTTGTCGACCAGATCGTCTCGACCCGCAAGAGCACGGCCGCCTCGGCAGCCTGA